Proteins found in one Pagrus major chromosome 20, Pma_NU_1.0 genomic segment:
- the dlgap5 gene encoding disks large-associated protein 5, translating to MESRFSHLRQRDTSVSMLRVKLSRRRSQSQKENRERAVNTRRHLDKLPELEISSLDASIAMANMSTIHEKTMNSTKLDKKMALEERMKQLERWKERKTLEKEKERREKERKGIFKTGVYHPKDTLIIVPAASTRAKETKVNTAPPQSTRVTRSMKQQVQRPLKIQDPNTAAKKAQPAVERSTRSRAAPVKPAPAPAPAKQTKTKVCAVEPVVRPLSTRSANRLPVTAAPVVKDKPKDKPADVRPTRSRAFVNTMAPPSDEEKNCEETDNNFVQPAVPKEPELDPVEALTSFAPQGFVFQAPTGLSSFRFEPLTPRSADAFLTPSPTFCIPAAPAFDTDPQAETSEPSPPKSPRRSPPPTVAPPTPGSPLESKHDVPYFRLEIANETDRLMSLCVVWESKVEDESIPEEMRDRMRTAVGQARLLMKERFKQFSGLVDDCELGRGEKITTCTDLQGFWDMVYYQVEDVNKKFDALKEAESRGWVEEHKPLPRQRKVVKKPSAAPTKPTGTKTAAKSRLAAAKAAMKARQQAAEAEKTETDAGTDKDDTSHNSQEPQPQAEPQPTDSVVFDGGFFQVESPAKTSGTVRRSSRLSAAVLPQASPCSNYLSPRRVTRRSLALALTPVNAAAASPAQPTQTPAQLRLTLNQTPAQAPKSQHGTPQSSQKRKDTVNVSLCFSPVKEVLSDNTQPEGSPAQQSETAPELSIATPVHSLPSISVVEEQDEAAEVVDIDLPLSPRLSPSPCKVPLPVSQAPELSACLSFTLSPCVTPSQPPISSPPAVQGPVQTQESVCHTPDSSVVEELPGLDFERYLQPSQSCSLSPMGEPVAMETLSPMAVDVEMESPRSQSEDLLTQQEAALPPVSSVLTPQSPQAQTADSALLLFTPDLKDRIRQSVCPSDLMVFTPPL from the exons ATGGAGTCTCGATTTTCTCACCTGCGCCAGAGGGACACCAGTGTGTCTATGCTGAGGGTAAAATTGTCCCGTAGAAGGTCTCAGTCCCAGAAGGAGAACCGAGAGCGAGCCGTGAACACACGCAGGCATCTAGACAAGCTCCCAGAGCTGGAAATCTCTTCCCTGGATGCCTCCATTGCGATGGCCAACATGTCGACCATTCATGAGAAGACGATGAACAGTACAAAACTTGATAAAA AAATGGCCTTAGAAGAGAGGATGAAACAGCTTGAGCGCTGGAAAGAGCGTAAGACTCttgagaaggagaaggaaaggagagagaaggagcgtAAAGGGATTTTCAAGACTGGCGTGTATCATCCGAAGGACACTCTTATCATTGTCCCAGCTGCCTCAACCAGAGCTAAGGAG ACAAAAGTGAACACAGCTCCACCCCAGAGTACCAGAGTCACTCGTTCAATGAAACAGCAAGTGCAGAGG CCTCTCAAGATTCAGGATCCAAATACTGCAGCAAAGAAAG CTCAACCTGCTGTGGAAAGATCAACTAGGAGCCGGGCAGCCCCTGTCAAGCCTGCTCCTGCACCTGCTCCAGCAAAGCAGACCAAGACCAAAGTTTGTGCAG TGGAGCCTGTCGTAAGACCTTTGTCCACCAGATCAGCCAACAGGCTTCCTGTTACAGCAGCTCCTGTAGTGAAGGACAAACCTAAGGACAAGCCTGCAG ATGTAAGACCTACAAGAAGCAGAGCATTTGTCAACACTATGGCCCCCCCTTCTGACGAAGAAAAGAACTGTGAAG AAACTGACAACAACTTTGTCCAGCCTGCTGTCCCAAAG GAGCCTGAGCTGGATCCTGTTGAAGCGCTGACCTCCTTTGCTCCCCAGGGTTTTGTTTTCCAGGCTCCCACTGGCTTGTCATCCTTCAGGTTTGAACCTCTCACTCCCCGCTCCGCAGATGCCTTCTTAACACCAAG CCCCACCTTCTGTATTCCTGCGGCCCCTGCGTTTGACACTGACCCTCAGGCTGAGACAAGCGAGCCCTCTCCGCCTAAGTCCCCCCgccgctctcctcctcccacagTGGCTCCTCCGACTCCTGGCAGCCCCCTGGAATCAAAGCATGACGTACCATACTTTAG ATTGGAAATTGCcaatgagacagacagactgatgagTCTTTGTGTCGTCTGGGAGTCTAAAGTGGAGGATGAGTCCATCCCAGAAGAGA TGAGAGACCGTATGCGTACAGCAGTCGGCCAAGCGAGGCTGTTGATGAAGGAGCGCTTCAAGCAGTTCAGCGGTCTGGTGGACGACTGCGAGCTGGGCCGAGGGGAGAAGATCACCACCTGCACTGACCTGCAGGGATTCTGGGACATGGTTTATTACCAG GTAGAGGATGTCAACAAGAAGTTTGATGCTCTGAAGGAAGCAGAGAGTCGTGGCTGGGTAGAGGAGCACAAACCACTGCCGCGACAGAGGAAAGTAGTGAAG AAACCATCAGCTGCACCCACCAAGCCAACAGGAACCAAAACGGCAGCAAAGTCTCGCCTGGCTGCAGCCAAAGCAGCCATGAAAGCCAGACAGCAGGCAGCGGAGGCAGAGAAAACCGAAACGGATGCTGGTACTGATAAGGACGACACCAGCCACAACTCTCAGGAACCACAACCCCAGGCAGAACCCCAACCGACTGACTCAGTGGTCTTTGATGGAGGCTTCTTCCAGGTGGAGAGTCCAGCCAAAACATcag GTACAGTGAGGAGATCCAGCCGTCTGAGTGCCGCCGTGCTGCCTCAGGCCTCTCCCTGCTCCAACTACCTCTCTCCCAGAAGAGTAACTCGACGATCCCTAGCACTGGCACTGACTCCTGTTAACGCCGCTGCCGCCTCTCCTGCTCAGCCCACCCAAACTCCTGCCCAACTCCGCCTTACCCTCAACCAGACCCCGGCGCAAGCGCCAAAGTCTCAGCATGGCACTCCTCAGTCATCCCAGAAGAGAAAGGACACTGTAAatgtctctctttgtttttcacctgTGAAGGAAGTGCTTTCAGACAACACCCAGCCTGAGGGAAGCCCTGCACAACAGTCAGAAACGGCTCCTGAACTGAGCATAGCAACACCTGTACATTCACTTCCATCAATTTCTGTAGTTGAGGAGCAAGATGAAGCAGCTGAAGTTGTCGATATtgacctccctctctctccaagACTTTCCCCCTCTCCGTGCAAAGTACCTCTTCCGGTCTCCCAGGCCCCTGAGCTGTCAGCGTGTCTGAGTTTCACGTTGTCACCCTGCGTGACTCCGAGTCAGCCTCCAATCTCGTCCCCTCCCGCTGTGCAGGGCCCAGTGCAGACCCAGGAGTCTGTGTGTCACACTCCAGACAGCTCAGTTGTCGAG GAACTTCCTGGGTTGGACTTTGAGCGTTACCTCCAGccttcacagagctgcagcttgTCACCCATGGGGGAGCCAGTTGCCATGGAGACCCTCTCACCTATGGCAGTGGATGTCGAAATGGAGAGTCCCAGAAGTCAATCTGAAGACCTGCTTACTCAGCAAGAAGCAG CACTGCCACCGGTGTCTTCAGTGTTAACTCCTCAGTCACCACAG GCCCAGACAGCAGACTCTGCCCTGCTTCTCTTCACCCCGGACCTGAAGGACCGGATACGCCAGTCTGTCTGTCCAAGTGACCTCATGGTCTTCACCCCTCCTCTCTaa
- the pms2 gene encoding mismatch repair endonuclease PMS2 has product MSDACCSEPAKAIKAIDKHSVHQICSGQVVLTLSTAVKELVENSVDAGATSIDVRLKECGAELVEVSDNGKGVEEANFEGLTLKHHTSKLRDFSDLIHVETFGFRGEALSSLCALSNLSVVTCHELSQVGTKLVFDQKGHLVQQSPHPRQQGTTVSLQQLFYTLPVRHKEFQRNIKKEYAKMIHILQSYCIISTGVRITCSNQNGQGKRSTVLSTSGSQSMRDNIGAIFGPKQLQSLLPFQQAFATENVLEEYGLKEADLPKQLFSITGFVSRGDHGVGRSATDRQFFFINNRPCDPLKVTKLVNEVYHMYNRHQYPFVALNIAVSSECVDVNVTPDKRQIFLQEEKLLLAILKTSLINMFEAGVNKISLNYTPLTSTNTTAASEICKVVPSNENTPESGEEPVTQRPKSSLNLAGPKAAFASHHSSTSGNKSSAAKAANIGPTQKTLQSFFKDTVKPTNCTLSGVRSPLKPSRDLAKCSPVRNSVLDGFRYGTTVRDTDSSCDVNMGTPDVQCSGLESSSPEPAADRLSVKDETFEETSDDNHTVPEEAELQTGPITSNEDCPVSPDAKRARTEKPYFTKEHKSNSSSNHSGKSSLMVDTSVCRQRRTVPLKFSFQELAGKMKRLQETQAQRAGENLRYRRFRAKINPGENQSAEDELKKEISKDMFKQMEIIGQFNLGFIITKLNSDIFMIDQHATDEKYNFEMLQQHTVLQGQKLIAPQKLHLTAVSENVLMENIEIFRKNGFEFLVDEDAQVMERVKLVSLPTSKNWTFGPADIEELIFMLSDSPGVMCRPSRVRQMFASRACRKSVMIGTALSVSEMKKLLVHMGEIEHPWNCPHGRPTMRHLANLDIISQD; this is encoded by the exons ATGTCTGATGCTTG CTGCTCTGAACCTGCCAAAGCCATCAAGGCCATCGATAAGCACTCAGTGCATCAAATCTGCTCTGGACAGGTGGTGCTGACTTTGTCCACCGCTGTCAAAGAGCTGGTGGAAAACAGCGTAGATGCAGGGGCCACCAGCATTG ATGTGAGGCTAAAGGAGTGTGGAGCTGAACTGGTGGAAGTGTCAGACAATGGCAAAGGAGTAGAAGAAGCCAATTTTGAAGGACTGA CATTGAAGCATCACACGTCAAAGCTGAGGGACTTCTCTGATCTCATCCATGTGGAAACATTTGGCTTCAGAGGTGAAGCCCTCAGCTCTTTATGCGCTCTGAG TAACCTATCTGTGGTGACATGCCACGAGTTGAGCCAGGTGGGGACCAAGCTGGTGTTTGACCAAAAAGGCCACCTTGTGCAGCAGTCACCTCATCCCCGGCAGCAAGGCACCACAGTCAGTCTCCAGCAGCTCTTCTACACCCTGCCTGTTCGACACAAGGAGTTCCAACGCAATATTAAGAAG GAGTATGCCAAAATGATACATATCCTGCAGTCCTACTGTATCATCTCCACAGGAGTGCGTATCACCTGCTCCAACCAAAATGGGCAAGGAAAGCGCAGCACAGTCCTCAGCACCAGTGGCAGCCAGAGTATGAGAGACAACATAGGGGCCATATTTGGACCAAAACAG ctgcagagtctTCTGCCTTTTCAGCAAGCGTTTGCTACAGAAAATGTTCTTGAAGAATACGGCCTCAAAGAAGCCGATCTACCCAAACAGCTCTTTTC CATCACAGGGTTTGTGTCACGAGGAGACCATGGCGTTGGGAGAAGTGCCACAGACAGGCAGTTCTTTTTCATTAACAACCGGCCATGTGATCCCCTTAAG GTGACCAAACTTGTGAATGAAGTGTATCACATGTACAACAGACATCAATATCCATTTGTTGCCTTGAATATAGCTGTTTCCTCAG AGTGTGTGGATGTGAACGTCACCCCAGACAAACGACAGATTTTCCTTCAGGAGGAGAAACTTTTGCTGGCTATTCTTAAGACCTCTCTTATCAACATGTTTGAGGCAGGAGTCAATAAGATAAGCCTGAACTATACACCCTTAACCAGCACCA ATACAACAGCAGCATCTGAAATCTGCAAAGTTGTCCCATCTAATGAGAATACACCAGAATCTGGAGAGGAACCAGTCACCCAGAGACCAAAGTCGTCCTTAAACCTGGCCGGCCCAAAAGCTGCTTTTGCAAGTCATCACAGCTCCACTTCTGGGAACAAGTCAAGTGCTGCAAAAGCTGCCAACATCGGCcccacacagaaaacactacaATCTTTTTTTAAGGACACTGTCAAACCTACTAACTGCACCCTGAGTGGTGTAAGATCTCCTTTGAAACCCTCAAGAGATCTAGCAAAATGCTCCCCAGTGAGGAATTCTGTGCTAGATGGGTTCAGGTACGGAACGACTGTCAGGGATACAGACTCCAGTTGTGATGTTAACATGGGAACACCAGATGTTCAGTGTTCAGGCCTAGAGTCCAGTTCTCCTGAGCCAGCAGCTGACAGACTCAGTGTGAAAGATGAAACATTTGAAGAAACGTCCGACGATAATCACACCGTTCCTGAAGAAGCAGAGCTACAGACTGGTCCAATCACTTCCAACGAGGACTGTCCTGTGAGCCCGGATGCCAAGAGGGCCAGGACAGAGAAACCATATTTCACTAAAGAGCACAAATCCAACTCTTCTTCAAACCATTCAGGGAAATCCTCCTTGATGGTGGACACGTCTGTCTGCCGTCAGAGGAGGACGGTGCCTCTCAAGTTCTCATTCCAAGAGCTAGCAGGGAAGATGAAAAGGTTACAGGAGACACAGGCACAGAGGGCCGGGGAGAATCTGCGCTATCGACGCTTCAGGGCCAAGATCAACCCCGGAGAAAACCAGAGTGCAGAGGATGAGCTCAAGAAGGAGATTAG CAAAGACATGTTCAAACAGATGGAGATCATAGGTCAGTTTAACCTGGGCTTCATTATCACCAAACTCAACTCGGACATCTTCATGATCGACCAGCATGCCACAgatgaaaaatacaactttgagatgctgcagcagcacactgtGCTCCAAGGACAGAAACTCATTGC CCCTCAGAAGCTTCACCTTACTGCTGTCAGTGAAAATGTACTCATGGAGAACATTGAGATCTTCAGAAAGAATGGCTTTGAGTTCCTCGTCGATGAGGATG CTCAGGTGATGGAGAGGGTGAAGCTGGTGTCTCTGCCCACCAGTAAAAACTGGACATTTGGCCCAGCTGACATTGAAGAGCTGATCTTCATGTTGAGCGACAGCCCAGGGGTCATGTGTCGACCATCCCGCGTCAGGCAGATGTTTGCCTCACGAGCCTGTCGAAAATCT GTGATGATTGGCACTGCTCTGAGTGTCAGCGAGATGAAGAAGCTCCTGGTTCACATGGGGGAGATTGAGCATCCATGGAACTGTCCTCATGGCAGGCCCACCATGAGACACCTCGCCAACCTGGACATCATCTCACAAGACTAA
- the rsph10b gene encoding radial spoke head 10 homolog B, whose product MRQGEEKEKNTIQNDKQDTEQTCGNAELPQTAGGKQKRKLVSISVSLKAHSADVVENQSRPVSDEQPESEDIYKLPTLFSLVVQRYEGGTCEGLFHGEGVACFEGGHMYKGMFSKGFMDGHGVFTQTGGMKYEGEFVCNIPMGQGTYTWPDGSSYEGEVYNGIQHGTGTYKCAKTGVYYTGQWDRGKRHGKGTVYYNQDKTSWYKGDWVKNSREGRGERRYPSGNLYSGEWKNNQRHGEGTMRWLILGQQYVGLWQNGVQVGELVDDQMMTHNLRGNGAPIPPCGALSLSGSDSSISTDMALSIEYLLDIIPERERGTERTKVEFAVMMHGTELRSIYSFYSRLGRSRSPNNTSLLTRLQFWRLLKDCKIHHQDITLTQIDRFIREDVTTAEIHSPFATILLHRFLSYLVVVAYHIYHKDMVSQNNLLAACFSKLMTDNILPNAKNVKDFLFKQPDCAVVAVNYLKKSWEIYQTYCEVSVAARDDQSMTCRHLLWLFKDLHLLDNNLTTLKLMEIITAESRDPSNLSSCLDLEITFLEFFEALLGSAEVKCQQVSVGQEEGQSLFSPKDLPEGEASEKILQTTNSPSQSIEKSSDTAELSNAQDMEGPQDVKTKGNEEPQSAEQTEEPRGEGHGVQSRGMEVQDHELGLWIKTIHQFFNHFFFPAFEHYQLVSRNMKEKLHLETKRCIALVKNQ is encoded by the exons ATGAGACAgggggaagaaaaggaaaaaaacacgaTACAAAACGACAAACAGGACACCGAGCAAACGTGCGGAAACGCAGAATTACCACAGACAGCGGGGgggaaacaaaaaagaaagttaGTGAGCATCTCTGTCAGTTTGAAGGCACATTCAGCGGATGTGGTAGAGAACCAAAGCCGTCCTGTCAGTGATGAGCAGCCCGAGAGTGAAGACATTTATAAACTTCCAACACTTTTTAGCTTAGTTGTGCAGAG ATACGAAGGGGGGACATGTGAAGGTCTGTTTCATGGAGAAGGAGTCGCCTGTTTTGAAGGAGGCCATATGTACAAG GGGATGTTTTCCAAGGGATTTATGGATGGACACGGTGTCTTCACACAGACTGGCGGAATGAAATATGAG GGAGAATTTGTGTGCAACATCCCCATGGGCCAGGGCACCTACACCTGGCCAGATGGCAGTTCCTATGAGGGTGAAGTGTACAATGGTATACAACATGGGACTGGAACCTACAAATGTGCAAAAACTGGTGTATACTACACAGGGCAGTGGGATCGGGGCAAGAGGCACGGAAAG GGCACAGTGTATTACAATCAGGATAAGACATCTTGGTACAAAGGAGACTGGGTGAAGAACAGCAGAGAGGGAAGGGGAGAGAGACG CTACCCCTCTGGTAACCTTTACTCTGGTGAGTGGAAGAACAACCAGAGACATGGAGAGGGCACGATGAGGTGGCTCATACTGGGACAGCAGTATGTTGGATTGTGGCAAAATGGAGTTCAG GTAGGAGAGCTTGTGGATGATCAGATGATGACACACAATCTGAGAGGAAATGGAGCTCCCATCCCTCCATGTG GTGCACTTTCTCTGTCAGGCAGTGATTCATCTATCTCAACAGACATGGCTCTGAGCATTGAATATCTGCTGGATATAATccctgagagagagcgaggcaCCGAGCGCACAAAG GTGGAGTTTGCGGTAATGATGCATGGCACAGAGCTGAGGTCCATCTACAGTTTTTACAGCAGACTTGGCCGGTCGCGCTCCCCAAATAACACCTCCTTGCTGACACGCCTGCAGTTCTGGCGCCTGCTCAAAGACTGTAAGATCCACCATCAAGACATCACTCTGACACAGATTGACCGTTTTATCAGAG agGATGTCACTACAGCTGAGATCCACTCTCCATTTGCCACTATACTTCTTCATAGGTTCCTCAGCTATCTTGTGGTTGTGGCCTACCACATTTACCATAAGGACATGGT GTCACAAAATAACCTTCTGGCTGCCTGCTTTTCCAAACTGATGACAGACAACATCCTTCCTAATGCTAAGAATGTAAAAG ACTTCCTGTTTAAGCAGCCAGACTGTGCTGTGGTGGCTGTGAACTATTTGAAGAAGAGCTGGGAAATCTATCAGACCTACTGCGAAGTCAGTGTGGCCGCCAGAGATGATCAAAGCATGACCTGCCGGCACCTGCTGTGGCTGTTTAAG GATCTCCATCTGCTGGACAATAACCTGACCACATTGAAATTAATGGAGATCATCACAGCAGAGAGCCGTGACCCCAGCaacctgtcctcctgtctggaTTTGGAG ATCACATTCCTGGAGTTTTTTGAGGCACTCCTGGGCTCCGCTGAGGTGAAGTGTCAGCAGGTTTCTGTAGGCCAGGAGGAGGGCCAGTCACTGTTCAGCCCCAAGGATCTACCTGAGGGGGAGGCCAGCGAGAAAATCTTGCAGACTACAAACAGCCCTTCCCAGTCG ATAGAGAAATCAAGTGACACAGCAGAATTATCCAACGCCCAGGACATGGAGGGTCCACAAGATGTCAAGACTAAAGGCAATGAGGAACCTCAGTCTGCAG AACAAACAGAAGAACCTAGAGGTGAAGGACATGGGGTGCAATCAAGAGGAATGGAGGTCCAAGACCATGAACTGGGCCTTTGGATTAAGACCATCCATCAATTCTTCAACCATTTTTTCTTCCCAGCTTTTGAACATTACCAGTTAGTGTCcagaaatatgaaagaaaagctCCACCTGGAGACCAAGAGATGCATTGCTCTGGTCAAGAACCAATAA